From the Jilunia laotingensis genome, the window CATTATTCCGATTCGATTTTAATAGGTTTTTCTCATTTACATCTCAATGGCACCGGTTGCAGTGACACAGGCGATTTGTTATTTATGCCCTATACCGGAAAAGAGGAAACACAGCCAGGGACACAGGAAAATCCTTTGTCCGGCTATGCTTCCCGTTATACTAAGGATCTTGAAAAAGCATTGCCAGGTTATTATGAAGTTATATTGAAATCCCATCAAGTGAAAGTTGAATTAACTGCTTCGGACAGAGTTGCGTTTCATCGGTATACTTTTCCTGAAAATGTTGAAAAGCATGTAATGATAAATCTGAAAGATGCAAATGGGGATGATCGCCCGACGGATACCTATTTGGAACAAGTAAATGACAGTGTTGTCAGAGGCTATCGTTATTCTAGCGGATGGTCAAAGAAACAGCAGATTTATTTTGCGGCTGTTTTTTCACAACCAGTGCATTTGACGTTATATCATGATTCGATAGCTGTACCGGGACATGCCTTACAGGGAGTAGATGTGAAAGGTAATGTAAACGTTGCCGAGTCTGTTAAAGAGCTTTCTGTCAAAGTAGGTATTTCACCTGTAAGCATGGAAAATGCCGCAGCTAACATCCAATACGAGATTAAAGATTGGAATTTTGAGAGAGTGGTAGATGAAGCAACCGCCAAATGGAATGCAGAATTGTCAAAGTTATTGGTTGAAACTTCCGATACTGTCGCAAAACGTATTTTTTATACAGCTTTATATCATGCTTTTATGCAACCGATCACTTTTAATGATTATAATGGTGAATATCGGGGAACTGATAAGAATGTGTATGGTGATCCGGGTTTTGTCAATTATACTGTGTTTTCGTTGTGGGATACATACCGTGCGGCACATCCATTATATACATTGGTACAACCCGAGCGTGTTCCCGATTTTATCAATTCTATGTTGGCTATTAACGAACAGCAAGGGCGTTTGCCAGTATGGCATTTGTATGGTTCGGATACTAATGAAATGATTGGTATCCAGTCGGTTCCAGTAATTGCGGATGCGATTCTTAAAGATATCAAAGGCTTCAATTATGAACGTGCTTATCTGGCTATCAAAAATTCAATGATGTCCGATTATAAAGGTCTCTCATATGTGACCGGAAAGGAGTACATTCCGGCTGATTTAGAGAATGAATCAGTTGCTAAAGGTTTGGAATATGCTATTGCTGACTGGGGAGTTGCTCAGGTTGCAAAAAAGTTGGATAAATCGGAAGATTATCGGTACTTCTCGGAAAGAGCTTTAGCTTACCATAAATATTGGGATAAAGATACTCATTTCTTTAGAGGGAGAAACTCAGACGGTTCGTGGTTGACCCCCTTTGATCCGGTTCGTTCGACTCATCGGAATGATGCTTATTGTGAAGGTAACGCTTGGCAATATACATGGTTAGTACCTCATGATGTGGAAGGGCTTATTTCATTATTTGGTAGTGAAAATGCTTTTGTGGAGAAATTGGATAGTTTATTCTTGGTCAATGAGGACTTGGGTAATGATGCTTCACCGGATATTTCCGGTTTAATAGGGCAATATGCTCATGGGAACGAACCCGGACATCATACGGCCTATCTATATGCGTATGTGGGTGAGCAATGGAAAACAGCAGAAAAAGTAGATTATATACTTTCGAACATGTACAGTGCATTGCCGGATGGATTACAGGGAAATGAAGATTGTGGTCAAATGTCTTCTTGGTATGTATTTTCTTCATTGGGCTTTTATCCGGTCAATCCTTCCAATGGTGTGTATGTATTTGGCAGGCCGATTTTTGATAAAGTTGTTTTAGATTTGCCCGATGGTAAGGCGTTTGAGATATGTACAGTCAATAATTCAAAGGAGAATAAATATATCCAGTCTGCCGAATTGAACGGGCAGGAATATTTGAAATCTTATATTACGCATGCTGATATAATGAATGGTGGTACATTGGTATTTATAATGGGAGACAAACCGAATAAAAAATTTGGATGGGATATGAGTTGCCGTCCGAAATCTATAAAAAACTAATTATATTATTAACTATTAAAACTTTAGTATTATGGGAAAGAATGGTTACAAGACAATTGCGACATTCTGTTTTTGCAGTATGATGTTTGCTTCGAGTGCGTTGGCACAGGAGGCTGAAAATTTGTATGCTGGTGGTAGCGGATCAAAATCTGATCCTTATCTGATTGAGACACCGGCACAGTTTGATGCCGTTCGTGAGAACAGGAATGCTTATTTTAAATTGATGGCTGATTTGGATTTTGCTTCTTATGAAAAAGAAGGAGGCTGGTGGCCATTGGCTGAATGGGGAAGCGGTGACGGAGCTGAACAGCGTTTTAGCGGAACGTTTGATGGTAATGGCCATAAAATATCCAATTTATTGGCTAAGCATGGCGATGATACGGGTGCGCATGATATGAGCATCTTTGGAGTTGTGGATGGAGGAACTATTAAAAATTTGTTGATTGAGAATGTTAATGTAGTTGGTGGCGGACGTTTGGGCATTTTATCCGGTCTCACACGAAATGCCGTGTATGAGCAAATCGGAGTAATCAATAGCTCTTGTTCCAACATCGGTACGGGTTCTAATGCAGGAGGGATTGCAGGCCCGTGTGCCGGCACTACTGCAATTACTAACTGCTATACTATCGATTGTGACATAAAAGCGGAATCTCCTCACGAAGAAGGAGCAGAATGGACGGGTGACGCAGTGGGCGGATTGGTAAGTTCGGGAAATGCAACCGTTATGTATTGCTATTCAACTTCTACAATTGAAGGTAAAACGAATATTGGTGGGATTATAGGTGCTAATGATGGAGCTACGGTGACTTCTTGCTTGTCTTTAAATAAGAATATCATCGGTGAAGCTGAAGTAACTCATCGTATCGTAGGTAAAAGGAATGGGGGAGATGTATCCGATAATTATGCACTTTCTAGCGTATTAGTGAATGGACAGGTTGTAACAGAAGGAGTTGGTGCCAATTCGGATAATGGTGAAACTGTTGACGAATTAACCGAAGCTTTCTATGAAGATGATTTAGGTTGGGATTTTGATGAAGTTTGGAAACTTGATCCTACCATTTCTCCATATCCGGTATTTAAATGGCAGACAAGTGGGGAAAGTGGACTTGAATATACCCAAAATGCTACTTACAATGTTACGATCACTACTGAAGGCGTGCAAATAGAGGGATTAAACGGAAATGAAACAATCTGTGTTTATGCTACGAATGGAACATTGGTTTCTAAACGTGTTGCAAGCAACGTAACAGAAATGATTTCTTTAAGAGATAAAGGAGTATATATTATAAATATTCTTTCATCTGAGAAAGCTCAAGCTTTTAAGGTTGTAAAATAAGTATTCAGCAGGGGCTGGCTAAGATATGGTTTCTAAATTAAGACTCTGTTTAATCCCTTTTTGCAGATGCCTGTAAATGGGATGAAAAGGGACTTTTAACCTCTTTAGCCAGTCCTCCTTGTTCTAATAGGATGTATGAAAAAAAAACAATTCTTTTTATTGTTGCTGTTGATTGTAGTAAATAGTACTATGGCATTGGCAGCCATCAATCAACAACAGAAGTTATCTGGTGTTGTGAGAGATCAGACCGGTGAACCTTTGCCGGGTGTGAATATTGTAATAGTAGGAACTTCTCTTGGTACCATTACTGATATAGACGGTGCTTTTAGTTTAAATATTCCTTCCGATAAATCGGTTCTTCAATTTTCATTGATAGGATTTACGACAAAGGATGTATCTGTAAAAGGAAAAACAACGATAGAAGTAACTCTGAGTGAAGATACACAGACTTTGGACGAAGTCGTGGTTGTTGGCTATGGTACACAGAAGAAAGCAACTTTGACAGGTGCTGTCAGTACCGTAAGTACTAAAGAATTGACAGCCACTCCGACCTCCAACGTACAGAATATGCTTGCAGGTAAGCTGCCCGGAGTGCGCATTCAACAACGCACGGGTGAGCCGGGTAGTTATGATGCTAAAATGGATATTCGTGGTATGAAAACTCCACTTATAGTTATTGATGGTATTGTAAGGGAAGTATCAGACTTTCAAAGATTGGAGGCTAATGATATAGAGAGCATTAGTGTTTTGAAAGATGCATCAGCTACCGTATATGGTATGCGTGCTGCCGATGGAGTGCTGTTAGTCACGACTCGTAAAGGAGAAAAAGGCAGAACAAAAGTCGAATATACGGGTAGTGTAGGTTTCCAGAACCCTACGGGTATGCCGGACGTATTGAATGCGTATCAATATGCCGAGTTGGTCCGTGAAGCTGATAAAAATATGGGTAGAGGGATCAATTCTACTTTTACCGAGGAAGATGTAGAACGTTATAGGCAAGAAGGGGCTACGGATTGGTATAGCCTGGCTATGAGAAATTTTGTACCACAAACACATCACAATATATCCGCCAGTGGAAGCGGAGAGCGCGCGCAATATTTTCTGTCTTTTGGTTATCTGGGAGAGGATGGTATATGGAAAACGGGTGATCTGAACTATCATCGTTATAATATCCGTACCAATCTGGGATTTGATGTTACAGATCATCTGAAAGCGGAAGTTTTGATAAGTGCTATGACAGACGAGAAAAATCAACCCTATAAAGATACCTGGGAACAGTTTAAAGCTATTTGGATGTTGAAGCCGACGGAAACTCCTTATGCAAACAACAATGAAGATTATCCCAATGATGTAATGTATGGGTTGAATCCTTTAATGATAACAAATGCTGATAAATCGGGCTATAAAAGAAATGTGAACCGGACTTTGAATACTACTTTTTCACTCACTTATAATGCTCCTTTCTTAAAAGGATTAAGTGCCAAGTTTGTTTATGGCTTTGATTATAGAAATACCCGGTTGAAAGAGTTCCAAAAACAATTTACGCTTTATAAATTCGATAAGGAAAGCGAGGTTTATAATCCTCAATCCTATAATTCTCCATCTTCTATAAAAGGGAAATCCTGGGAAGGTATGCAAAATCTGTTGCAGGCATCATTAAACTATGAACGTAATTTTAATGATACGCATAACCTGAAAGTCTTGTTTTTATACGAGCAGAGTGCAAAAGAAGAGGATAACCTTTGGGCTAAAAGAAACTTTGAAATGGATGCCGTAGATGAACTTTTTGCCGGTTCTGAAGAGAAGCAAATAGGTACATCTGACGCCAATCAGGTTTATAGAACCACCAATATGGGATTAATCGGACGTATCAACTATGACTATAAAGCCAAGTATCTATTGGAAACCAGTTTCCGTTATGATGGCTCTTCTAAATTTGCGAAGGGACATCGTTGGGGATTTTTTCCTTCCGTATCTGCCGGATACCGTGTTACGGAAGAGAATTTCATGAAGAATATAGAGCAACTGTCGTTTATTTCAAACTGGAAACTAAGAGCGTCCTATGGTGTAATGGGAAGTGATATAACTTCGGCCTATCAATTTCTGGCAGGTTACGATTATCCGGGAGCAAGCTATGTGTATGGCGATGAGGTCTATAAAGGGCTAGGATTCAG encodes:
- a CDS encoding GH92 family glycosyl hydrolase, producing MRLQKLILISSSVLIFGCNSMNESFMTEKPVSYVDPFIGTGGHGHTFLGVTTPFGAVQIGPNNINKGWDWCSGYHYSDSILIGFSHLHLNGTGCSDTGDLLFMPYTGKEETQPGTQENPLSGYASRYTKDLEKALPGYYEVILKSHQVKVELTASDRVAFHRYTFPENVEKHVMINLKDANGDDRPTDTYLEQVNDSVVRGYRYSSGWSKKQQIYFAAVFSQPVHLTLYHDSIAVPGHALQGVDVKGNVNVAESVKELSVKVGISPVSMENAAANIQYEIKDWNFERVVDEATAKWNAELSKLLVETSDTVAKRIFYTALYHAFMQPITFNDYNGEYRGTDKNVYGDPGFVNYTVFSLWDTYRAAHPLYTLVQPERVPDFINSMLAINEQQGRLPVWHLYGSDTNEMIGIQSVPVIADAILKDIKGFNYERAYLAIKNSMMSDYKGLSYVTGKEYIPADLENESVAKGLEYAIADWGVAQVAKKLDKSEDYRYFSERALAYHKYWDKDTHFFRGRNSDGSWLTPFDPVRSTHRNDAYCEGNAWQYTWLVPHDVEGLISLFGSENAFVEKLDSLFLVNEDLGNDASPDISGLIGQYAHGNEPGHHTAYLYAYVGEQWKTAEKVDYILSNMYSALPDGLQGNEDCGQMSSWYVFSSLGFYPVNPSNGVYVFGRPIFDKVVLDLPDGKAFEICTVNNSKENKYIQSAELNGQEYLKSYITHADIMNGGTLVFIMGDKPNKKFGWDMSCRPKSIKN
- a CDS encoding SusC/RagA family TonB-linked outer membrane protein yields the protein MKKKQFFLLLLLIVVNSTMALAAINQQQKLSGVVRDQTGEPLPGVNIVIVGTSLGTITDIDGAFSLNIPSDKSVLQFSLIGFTTKDVSVKGKTTIEVTLSEDTQTLDEVVVVGYGTQKKATLTGAVSTVSTKELTATPTSNVQNMLAGKLPGVRIQQRTGEPGSYDAKMDIRGMKTPLIVIDGIVREVSDFQRLEANDIESISVLKDASATVYGMRAADGVLLVTTRKGEKGRTKVEYTGSVGFQNPTGMPDVLNAYQYAELVREADKNMGRGINSTFTEEDVERYRQEGATDWYSLAMRNFVPQTHHNISASGSGERAQYFLSFGYLGEDGIWKTGDLNYHRYNIRTNLGFDVTDHLKAEVLISAMTDEKNQPYKDTWEQFKAIWMLKPTETPYANNNEDYPNDVMYGLNPLMITNADKSGYKRNVNRTLNTTFSLTYNAPFLKGLSAKFVYGFDYRNTRLKEFQKQFTLYKFDKESEVYNPQSYNSPSSIKGKSWEGMQNLLQASLNYERNFNDTHNLKVLFLYEQSAKEEDNLWAKRNFEMDAVDELFAGSEEKQIGTSDANQVYRTTNMGLIGRINYDYKAKYLLETSFRYDGSSKFAKGHRWGFFPSVSAGYRVTEENFMKNIEQLSFISNWKLRASYGVMGSDITSAYQFLAGYDYPGASYVYGDEVYKGLGFRAIPNENITWYLIKSLNVGTDIELWNGLLSAQVDFFWKYGSELLGSRLGEIPGTLGAQLSSENINEDLYKGFEIVIGHRNKINDFNYSVNLNFALTRHLNRFIVESDAVNSYDRWRNKYSNRYTDMGWTYGSNGQFTSMNDIWHSPIQDGQGGATQLPGDWKYEDWNGDGIIDSNDVYPNAYEHMGDNGNPKMTFGAAISAEWKGFDVSLLFQGGGGFNVIYFEQLQYPLCFGGNGLAHFYDRYRQDESGNWIPGKWPTTRDAGSYSVNYARCKQTTYDASYLRLKSMEIGYTIPKNLTRKFKVDRLRIFASGYNLFTLSNLDFVDPEHPEGNYGYLYPIMRNFNFGLNLAF